One window from the genome of Streptomyces cadmiisoli encodes:
- a CDS encoding peptidase inhibitor family I36 protein, whose product MHLRKITSIGATILIAGGIAVGTAAPANAATACPSSGVACLWYNSDYEGGIYVQGASLSDYAGYYFSTSTAPNGSNGSGQEVKNNAASVTNRSTFYRFRVYYNSGWDGSYAYQTIGISSRANLNATMKNENASGAFVD is encoded by the coding sequence GTGCACCTGCGGAAGATCACATCTATAGGCGCGACAATTCTGATAGCTGGCGGCATTGCAGTTGGCACGGCAGCGCCTGCAAATGCCGCCACGGCTTGCCCTTCCTCCGGTGTTGCCTGCCTGTGGTACAACAGTGATTACGAGGGCGGAATATACGTCCAAGGCGCTTCCCTCTCGGACTACGCCGGATACTACTTCAGTACCTCAACGGCGCCGAACGGCTCAAATGGCTCAGGTCAAGAAGTTAAGAACAATGCCGCATCCGTGACCAATCGGAGCACATTCTACAGGTTTAGAGTGTACTACAACTCGGGGTGGGACGGCAGTTATGCATACCAGACCATCGGCATTTCCTCACGGGCAAATCTGAATGCAACCATGAAGAACGAAAACGCTTCAGGAGCATTCGTGGACTGA
- a CDS encoding helix-turn-helix domain-containing protein — protein MRLEVAEQFKRGEATAEIARELRVTPRSVRRWRQLWRRGGVEALASPGAVAREVMRSAEDLDTPNSDASWRSVRSVRQ, from the coding sequence ATGCGGTTGGAGGTCGCGGAGCAGTTCAAGAGAGGCGAGGCGACCGCGGAAATCGCGCGGGAGCTTCGGGTGACGCCGCGCTCGGTGCGGCGTTGGCGGCAGCTGTGGCGGCGGGGCGGTGTGGAGGCGCTGGCCTCGCCCGGCGCTGTCGCGCGAGAGGTGATGCGGTCGGCCGAAGACTTGGATACACCGAACAGCGATGCGAGCTGGCGCAGCGTCAGGTCTGTTCGCCAGTAG
- a CDS encoding MOSC domain-containing protein, whose product MATTALRSLGSALPESAMDASRFRPNLVLDVPGDHASGYPEHRWIGRRMVIGTLRLRFTEACDRCVMITRETPAVPHDRAVLRWVARELGNALGVYAAGENPGHVRIGDKARGLD is encoded by the coding sequence GTGGCGACAACGGCGCTGCGCAGCCTCGGCTCGGCGCTGCCGGAGAGTGCGATGGACGCCAGCCGGTTCCGGCCTAACCTGGTGCTCGACGTGCCCGGGGACCACGCGTCCGGGTACCCCGAGCACCGTTGGATCGGCCGCCGGATGGTGATCGGCACGCTGCGGCTGCGCTTCACCGAGGCGTGCGACCGCTGCGTGATGATCACCAGGGAAACTCCGGCTGTCCCGCATGACCGCGCCGTGCTGCGCTGGGTCGCCCGTGAACTCGGCAACGCCCTCGGTGTGTACGCGGCGGGCGAGAACCCCGGACATGTCCGCATCGGGGACAAGGCCCGCGGGCTCGACTGA
- a CDS encoding esterase-like activity of phytase family protein, translating to MRVKITFMKASLLRRACTAALLLATTLAPSAAAQPDAGAGRSDVLGAQARLLGEKIVPHKLSFQGTTVGGLSGIDQDPCTGEYVMVSDDRSYMQPARFYTAEIDVDGAGVHSVDFTGTHPFLQPDGSVYPPSSAGDGKAVDPEELRVDPMSCRYWWAQEGERPKSSNDPVIQPSIQLASRTGAYRGRLRLPSHYENTLADRGMRRNKAVEAITFGGNGGLLTSAVEGPLIQDGPEPDLERGALVRVTQQTRWGQVVGQYAYPLDKIFAKSDPSSPWPPDTGVTAVLAFPDDPSRYLVLERTWVAGAGFKIRIYDTTTSGATKVQNMDSLAGQRVVPMRKKLVADFHDLNLSAIDNTEGMTWGPTLPNGERTLLLVSDDNFADDEVTQIVALGIRDSE from the coding sequence TTGCGGGTCAAGATCACGTTCATGAAAGCTTCGTTGCTTCGTCGCGCATGCACTGCGGCCCTGCTCCTCGCCACGACGCTGGCCCCCTCGGCGGCAGCCCAACCCGATGCCGGTGCCGGACGGTCCGACGTCCTCGGGGCGCAGGCGCGCCTTCTCGGTGAGAAGATCGTTCCCCACAAACTCTCCTTCCAGGGCACGACTGTTGGCGGGCTGTCCGGCATCGACCAGGATCCGTGCACGGGCGAGTACGTCATGGTCAGTGACGACCGCTCGTATATGCAGCCCGCCCGGTTCTACACCGCCGAGATCGACGTGGACGGCGCCGGGGTGCACTCGGTCGACTTCACCGGTACCCATCCGTTCCTGCAGCCGGACGGCTCGGTTTACCCGCCGTCAAGCGCCGGCGACGGTAAGGCAGTGGACCCGGAAGAGCTGCGCGTTGACCCGATGAGCTGCCGGTACTGGTGGGCGCAGGAAGGCGAACGGCCGAAGTCGTCGAACGACCCGGTGATCCAGCCGTCGATCCAGCTGGCCAGCCGCACCGGCGCGTACCGCGGCCGACTGCGTCTGCCGTCCCACTACGAGAACACCCTGGCCGATCGGGGCATGCGGCGGAACAAGGCGGTGGAAGCGATCACGTTCGGCGGCAACGGCGGCCTGCTCACCAGCGCCGTCGAGGGTCCGCTGATCCAGGACGGCCCGGAGCCCGACCTGGAACGCGGTGCTCTGGTCCGCGTCACCCAGCAGACTCGGTGGGGCCAGGTGGTCGGCCAGTACGCCTACCCGCTGGACAAGATCTTCGCGAAATCCGATCCGTCCAGCCCGTGGCCTCCGGACACCGGCGTGACTGCCGTCCTCGCTTTCCCCGACGACCCCAGCCGCTACCTCGTACTCGAACGCACCTGGGTGGCGGGCGCGGGCTTCAAGATCCGCATCTACGACACCACCACCAGCGGCGCGACCAAGGTCCAGAACATGGACTCCCTTGCCGGGCAGCGAGTCGTGCCGATGCGCAAGAAGCTGGTCGCGGACTTCCACGACCTGAACCTGTCCGCGATCGACAACACAGAGGGCATGACCTGGGGCCCGACCCTTCCGAACGGCGAACGGACACTACTCCTGGTCAGCGACGACAACTTTGCCGACGACGAGGTAACCCAGATCGTCGCACTCGGCATCCGCGACAGCGAGTGA